The Lysinibacillus pakistanensis genome includes a window with the following:
- a CDS encoding DUF817 domain-containing protein — protein sequence MKCFFKDIAYFIYHQSLSCIFPVVIFMTLALSNAIQIPGVSRYDFILIICLFAQYLMYKFKLESKDELKVIFLLHMIGLVLEIYKVNFNSWSYPEETWTKIWGVPLYSGFMYASVASYICQAWRRFDLAIVNWPKSYFAIPLGAMIYLNFFTHHFIYDFRWLLMAALFIVFYRTIVKFTVRKKIYKMPIVISFFLIGFFIWVAENIATFFGAWSYPNQEISWEIVHFGKISSWFLLVVISIMIVAQLKLFYRNNYLLKILCFSCCRKIIRSMT from the coding sequence TTGAAGTGTTTTTTTAAAGATATAGCTTACTTTATTTATCATCAATCATTATCTTGTATTTTCCCTGTTGTTATATTTATGACACTTGCACTTTCAAACGCAATCCAAATACCTGGCGTATCAAGATACGACTTTATATTAATCATTTGTCTTTTTGCACAATATCTTATGTATAAATTTAAATTGGAATCAAAAGATGAATTGAAAGTTATTTTTCTATTACATATGATTGGGCTTGTACTAGAAATATATAAAGTGAATTTTAACTCTTGGTCATATCCAGAAGAAACGTGGACAAAAATTTGGGGTGTGCCTTTATATAGTGGTTTTATGTATGCCAGTGTGGCAAGCTATATTTGTCAAGCCTGGCGCAGGTTTGATTTAGCAATCGTTAACTGGCCAAAGAGTTATTTTGCAATCCCACTTGGAGCCATGATCTACTTAAATTTTTTTACCCATCATTTTATTTATGATTTTCGATGGCTTTTAATGGCTGCTCTTTTTATTGTATTCTACCGTACAATTGTCAAATTTACAGTGCGCAAAAAAATTTATAAAATGCCGATCGTTATATCATTCTTTTTAATTGGATTTTTCATTTGGGTAGCCGAAAATATTGCAACGTTCTTTGGGGCATGGTCTTATCCCAATCAAGAAATTTCATGGGAAATCGTCCATTTTGGTAAAATAAGCTCTTGGTTTTTACTTGTTGTGATAAGCATCATGATTGTTGCGCAGCTTAAATTATTCTATCGAAATAATTATCTATTGAAAATCTTATGCTTTTCATGTTGTCGAAAAATTATTAGGTCAATGACATGA
- the nrdE gene encoding class 1b ribonucleoside-diphosphate reductase subunit alpha, with protein sequence MKTYLKLNNDVLNRYSTTGQLELEKDREATRRYFLEYVNVRLRYFIDIEEKIRYLVDEGYYEKAFIDMYEMEFIKKLYKKAYDYHFRFPSFMSASKFYDSYAMKSRDGEEILEKYEDRIVIIALYLAQGDTILAERSVEAMMEAYQPATPTALNSGKKARGELVSCFKLSMDDSMNSIAENIGYCLELSRLGGGVGVNLTDLRPLGDPIKEILNRASGVIPVAKLLENSFSYSNQLGQRNGSGVVYLNIFHADIENFISSKKPNADDKIRLATLSTGIIIPSIFFELMKRDKDIVLFSPYDIFKEYGKRMSEISITEMYYELLDNQKIRKIKRLNARKLYTEVKKAQFESGYPFEIFDDNVNNVHPLKNIGRVKMSNLCTEILQVQETSIITDQDVPNEYGLDVSCNLGSIDIHAASKVNNFETLIDTAMHLLTNVSQMTNIKNVPPVAKANKLMHSVGLGCMNLHGHLVTEGIMYGSKDSVDFMDYFMEAMNYYSLKSSMVMAKERGETFYRFEESDYASGIYFNQYINKTEDELSPAVLKALGNIPIITAKMWENLKQDVMQYGLFHSYRLAIAPTGSISYIRSCTASIAPCTERVEVRDYADSRTIYPMPHLTNENSHLYVEAYDIDPYDLIDLYAASQKHVDQGISMTLYVTDNWTTEQLAKVYIYAWTKGIKSVYYVRQRLQSLEECVACQI encoded by the coding sequence GTGAAAACATATTTAAAGCTTAATAATGATGTACTGAATCGTTATAGTACAACAGGTCAATTAGAGTTAGAAAAGGATCGAGAAGCAACACGCCGCTACTTTTTAGAATATGTAAACGTGCGTCTACGTTACTTTATTGATATTGAAGAAAAAATCCGTTATTTAGTCGATGAGGGTTATTATGAAAAAGCATTTATCGATATGTATGAGATGGAATTTATTAAAAAGCTATACAAAAAGGCATATGATTATCATTTCCGTTTCCCATCCTTTATGAGTGCAAGTAAATTTTACGATAGTTATGCCATGAAGAGTCGTGATGGGGAAGAAATTTTAGAAAAATATGAGGACCGTATTGTTATTATTGCTTTGTACTTAGCACAAGGCGACACAATATTAGCAGAACGCTCTGTTGAAGCGATGATGGAAGCGTATCAGCCGGCAACTCCAACGGCATTAAATAGTGGAAAGAAAGCACGTGGAGAACTAGTAAGCTGCTTTAAATTATCAATGGATGACTCTATGAATAGTATTGCTGAAAATATAGGGTATTGTTTGGAGCTATCACGCCTTGGTGGTGGAGTTGGAGTAAACTTAACAGATTTACGTCCTTTAGGAGATCCAATTAAAGAAATTCTAAATCGTGCAAGTGGTGTAATCCCAGTAGCAAAACTATTAGAAAATTCTTTCAGTTATTCCAATCAGCTTGGACAACGAAATGGCTCGGGCGTAGTCTATCTAAATATTTTTCATGCTGATATAGAAAATTTTATTTCATCCAAAAAACCAAATGCTGATGATAAAATTCGTCTCGCAACTCTATCAACAGGCATTATAATACCAAGTATTTTCTTTGAACTTATGAAACGTGATAAAGATATTGTATTGTTTAGTCCTTATGATATTTTTAAAGAATATGGTAAACGTATGTCTGAAATTTCAATTACAGAAATGTATTACGAGTTGCTAGATAATCAGAAAATTCGTAAAATTAAGCGCTTGAATGCACGTAAGCTTTATACAGAGGTAAAAAAAGCGCAATTTGAATCGGGCTATCCATTTGAAATTTTTGATGATAATGTCAATAACGTGCATCCGCTTAAAAATATTGGTCGTGTGAAAATGTCAAATTTATGTACAGAAATCTTGCAAGTTCAAGAAACAAGTATTATTACTGACCAAGATGTGCCGAATGAATATGGGCTAGATGTATCCTGTAACTTAGGTTCAATTGATATCCATGCAGCAAGCAAAGTAAATAATTTTGAAACATTAATCGATACAGCTATGCATCTATTAACAAATGTGTCACAAATGACGAATATCAAGAATGTACCACCTGTTGCAAAAGCAAATAAATTAATGCATTCAGTAGGGCTTGGTTGTATGAATCTCCACGGTCATCTTGTTACTGAGGGAATCATGTATGGCTCTAAGGATTCCGTTGATTTTATGGACTATTTTATGGAGGCGATGAATTATTATTCACTCAAATCTTCAATGGTGATGGCAAAAGAAAGAGGCGAAACATTCTACCGATTTGAGGAAAGTGATTATGCTTCAGGTATTTACTTTAATCAATATATAAATAAAACAGAGGATGAGCTGTCACCTGCTGTCCTAAAAGCGCTTGGAAATATTCCGATCATAACAGCAAAAATGTGGGAGAATTTAAAGCAGGATGTTATGCAATATGGATTATTTCATTCATATCGTTTGGCCATTGCACCTACTGGAAGTATTTCTTACATCCGTAGCTGTACGGCTTCTATTGCTCCTTGTACAGAGCGCGTAGAGGTACGTGATTATGCGGATAGCCGAACAATTTATCCAATGCCACATTTAACAAATGAAAACAGTCATTTATATGTAGAAGCATACGATATTGATCCATATGACTTAATCGATTTATATGCAGCCTCTCAAAAACATGTTGACCAAGGCATTTCGATGACGCTTTATGTAACTGACAATTGGACTACAGAACAATTAGCGAAAGTATACATTTATGCATGGACAAAGGGAATTAAGTCCGTTTACTATGTTCGCCAACGTTTACAAAGCTTAGAGGAGTGTGTAGCATGTCAAATATAA
- the dut gene encoding dUTP diphosphatase codes for MNLDVKIKRIHADAMLPMQANPGDAGMDLYSIEAAEIPAGQAKLIKTGLQIELPKGTEAQIRPRSGLALKHSITVLNSPGTIDEGYRGEIGVILINHGKEAFIVEKSMRIAQMVIQLVPTIQLLEVNELSPTVRGTSGFGASGVK; via the coding sequence ATGAACTTAGACGTAAAAATCAAAAGAATACATGCTGATGCAATGCTTCCGATGCAGGCCAATCCAGGTGATGCTGGAATGGATCTTTATTCAATTGAGGCAGCAGAGATACCAGCAGGACAAGCTAAACTAATTAAAACAGGCTTACAAATTGAATTACCAAAAGGAACGGAAGCTCAAATTCGTCCAAGAAGCGGACTAGCATTAAAACATAGTATAACAGTTCTAAATAGTCCTGGTACAATTGATGAAGGCTACAGAGGCGAAATAGGCGTTATCTTAATCAATCATGGTAAAGAAGCATTTATAGTAGAAAAGTCAATGCGTATCGCGCAAATGGTCATTCAGCTTGTGCCAACAATTCAACTACTAGAAGTAAATGAATTATCGCCTACTGTTCGTGGAACGTCTGGGTTTGGGGCGAGTGGTGTAAAATAA
- the nrdF gene encoding class 1b ribonucleoside-diphosphate reductase subunit beta — protein sequence MSNIIYEAVNWNKATSELAQIFWDQQWKQIWFPEEIAVSKDIKQWKSFEHQDTYKKVFAGLTLLDTVQTNIGMNRVAAYTDDLQEKAVLTVFDAFEAIHAKSYSYIFTTLCTNEEIDELFEWVKKNEFLQYKANKIADIYNSIEENNPESLWKAMFSSVMLESFLFYSGFFYPLYLGGQGFLRNSAEIISLILRDESIHGVAVGFFAQNLFKKFSKEKQEELHLWGYELLLDLYQNEMKYTDDIYAETGLSPEVKAYVRYNANKALMNVGFESMFPEEEVNPIVMNGIRNEGSTYDFFSQKGSTYAKAKVAPITDDTFNFNR from the coding sequence ATGTCAAATATAATATATGAGGCAGTCAATTGGAATAAGGCAACTAGTGAACTTGCACAAATATTTTGGGACCAGCAATGGAAGCAAATTTGGTTTCCTGAAGAAATTGCGGTCAGCAAAGATATTAAACAGTGGAAAAGCTTTGAGCATCAAGACACGTATAAAAAAGTGTTCGCAGGATTAACGTTACTGGATACCGTCCAAACAAATATAGGGATGAATCGTGTGGCCGCTTATACAGACGATTTACAGGAGAAGGCGGTCCTAACTGTTTTTGATGCATTTGAGGCCATCCATGCTAAATCCTATTCTTATATTTTCACAACGCTTTGTACAAACGAAGAAATAGATGAGCTATTTGAATGGGTTAAGAAAAATGAGTTTCTGCAATATAAGGCCAATAAAATTGCAGACATTTATAATAGTATTGAAGAAAACAATCCAGAAAGCTTATGGAAAGCGATGTTCTCTTCCGTTATGCTTGAATCTTTCCTTTTCTATTCTGGCTTTTTCTACCCGCTATACTTAGGAGGACAAGGCTTCCTACGAAACAGTGCTGAAATTATTTCGCTTATTTTACGCGACGAATCCATCCATGGTGTCGCAGTTGGATTTTTTGCTCAAAATCTATTCAAGAAATTTTCAAAAGAAAAACAAGAAGAGCTACATTTATGGGGCTATGAATTATTACTAGATTTATATCAAAATGAAATGAAATATACGGATGATATTTATGCGGAAACAGGATTATCTCCTGAAGTCAAAGCCTATGTACGCTATAATGCTAATAAAGCGTTAATGAATGTCGGCTTTGAATCAATGTTCCCAGAAGAAGAAGTCAATCCGATTGTTATGAATGGTATTCGTAATGAAGGCTCCACATATGACTTCTTTTCACAAAAGGGCTCGACTTATGCAAAGGCAAAAGTAGCACCGATTACAGACGACACATTTAATTTTAATCGTTAA